Proteins encoded together in one Nostoc sp. PCC 7524 window:
- a CDS encoding ChaB family protein: protein MPYNKVDDLPQDIREQLPEHAQQMFMAAFNSAQRDGMSETGASDVAWNSVRNEYEQGGDRQWHRKPDDPAIHNKAIMSGGN, encoded by the coding sequence ATGCCTTATAACAAAGTAGATGATCTACCCCAAGATATCAGAGAACAATTACCAGAACACGCCCAACAAATGTTTATGGCGGCATTCAACTCTGCTCAAAGGGATGGTATGAGTGAAACAGGTGCTTCTGATGTGGCTTGGAACAGCGTCAGAAATGAATATGAACAAGGTGGCGATCGCCAATGGCACAGGAAACCAGATGATCCAGCAATACACAATAAAGCCATCATGTCTGGTGGTAATTAG
- a CDS encoding GNAT family N-acetyltransferase has translation MLLQTDKIKIRLMKDDLNDYQLMAKWLSDEKVLAFYEGRDNPFSLDRIIETYQPMVIKDEPGNPCLIYYDDIPIGYLQYYALDDLPKIDRQMYCLEITNNVYGIDLFIGETNYWNQGLGTKILTLVVDYLFTPLSAEKIVIDPHVDNTRAIRCYEKCGFVKVKLLPAHEFHEGKQIDCWLMAIERNKSLH, from the coding sequence ATGCTGTTGCAAACCGATAAAATTAAAATTCGTCTCATGAAAGATGATCTGAATGATTATCAGCTAATGGCAAAATGGTTGTCTGATGAAAAAGTATTGGCATTTTATGAAGGCAGAGATAATCCGTTTTCATTAGACAGAATTATAGAAACATACCAACCTATGGTAATAAAAGATGAGCCTGGAAATCCTTGTCTTATCTATTATGACGATATTCCTATTGGTTATTTACAATATTATGCTCTTGATGATTTACCAAAAATCGATAGGCAAATGTACTGTCTAGAAATAACAAATAATGTTTATGGCATAGACTTGTTTATTGGCGAAACCAACTATTGGAATCAGGGACTGGGGACAAAAATACTCACACTGGTTGTAGACTATTTGTTCACACCATTATCCGCCGAAAAAATTGTCATCGACCCCCACGTTGATAACACCCGTGCTATACGTTGTTATGAAAAATGTGGTTTTGTGAAAGTCAAGTTGTTACCTGCCCATGAATTCCATGAAGGGAAACAGATAGATTGCTGGTTAATGGCCATAGAGAGAAATAAATCATTACACTGA
- a CDS encoding NAD(P)/FAD-dependent oxidoreductase produces the protein MTETTMRIVILGGGFGGLYTALRLSQLPWESGQKPEIVLVDQSDRFLFSPLLYELLTGELQTWEIAPPFAELLQGTGVRFYQAIVSGIDIDQQRVHLQDGPELPCDRLVLALGGETPLDLVSGATSYAYPFRSITDAYRLEERLRVLEESDAEKIRVAIVGAGYSGVELACKLADRLGDRGRFRLIEISDQILRTSPEFNREAAKKALEARGVFLDLETKVESIGQDTISLEYKHQIDTIPVDVVIWTVGTRVAPVVRSLPLKQNQRGQITTTPTLQVLDHPEIFALGDLADCLDAEGQQIPATAQAAFQQADYAAWNIWASLTHRPLLPFRYQQLGEMMALGKDNATLTSLGIKLDGTLAYLARRLAYLYRMPTLDHQLKVGFNWLVRPIIETISSVADGK, from the coding sequence ATGACTGAAACAACTATGAGAATCGTGATCCTTGGTGGAGGGTTTGGTGGACTCTACACAGCTTTGCGTTTAAGTCAATTACCTTGGGAATCTGGGCAGAAACCGGAAATTGTCCTAGTAGATCAAAGCGATCGCTTCCTATTTTCCCCCCTACTCTACGAATTACTCACCGGAGAATTACAGACTTGGGAAATTGCTCCTCCTTTTGCAGAATTGTTACAAGGTACTGGTGTCCGTTTTTATCAAGCAATTGTATCTGGTATTGACATCGATCAACAACGGGTACACCTGCAAGATGGCCCAGAACTTCCCTGCGATCGCCTAGTATTAGCCCTAGGTGGAGAAACCCCCCTAGACTTAGTTTCCGGTGCAACATCCTATGCTTATCCATTCCGCAGTATCACTGATGCCTACCGTTTGGAAGAACGTCTACGAGTGTTAGAAGAATCAGATGCAGAGAAAATCCGAGTAGCAATTGTAGGCGCTGGTTACAGTGGTGTTGAGTTAGCCTGTAAATTAGCCGACCGACTAGGAGACAGAGGACGCTTCCGCCTGATTGAAATTAGTGACCAAATCTTGCGGACTTCCCCAGAGTTTAACCGCGAAGCCGCCAAGAAAGCCTTAGAAGCGCGGGGTGTATTCCTAGATTTAGAAACGAAAGTTGAATCAATCGGGCAAGATACCATCTCTCTCGAATACAAACATCAAATAGATACTATTCCTGTAGATGTGGTCATTTGGACTGTAGGAACACGGGTGGCACCTGTAGTCAGAAGCCTTCCTTTAAAACAAAATCAGCGTGGTCAAATCACTACTACACCAACTCTACAAGTCCTTGACCATCCAGAAATCTTTGCTTTAGGAGACTTAGCCGACTGTCTTGACGCTGAAGGTCAACAAATCCCCGCCACTGCACAAGCAGCATTTCAACAAGCTGACTATGCAGCTTGGAATATATGGGCTTCTCTGACTCATCGTCCTCTGTTACCTTTCCGCTATCAGCAACTAGGGGAAATGATGGCATTAGGCAAAGACAACGCTACCTTAACAAGTTTAGGAATTAAACTAGATGGTACTTTAGCTTATCTTGCCCGTCGTCTGGCTTATCTCTATAGAATGCCTACTCTAGATCATCAACTCAAAGTTGGCTTTAATTGGTTAGTCCGTCCTATTATAGAGACAATTTCTTCTGTAGCAGATGGCAAATAG
- a CDS encoding HAD-IA family hydrolase translates to MERPKVIFLDAVGTLFGVKGSVGKVYSQLALEFGVEVSAETLDQAFIKSFKAAPPPIFPDADLQDIPQREFDWWRIIAVNTFENAGVMPQFSDFPSFFGELYIHFGTAEPWFIYPDVVQSLSNWKHLGIELGVVSNFDSRIFSVLQALGLSEFFKSVTISTQVGAAKPDPKIFAVALEQHDCSPESAWHIGDSIVEDYQGAKAAGLRGIWINRQ, encoded by the coding sequence ATGGAAAGACCCAAAGTGATTTTTTTAGATGCTGTGGGTACACTTTTTGGTGTCAAAGGCAGCGTCGGTAAAGTTTATAGTCAGCTAGCCCTAGAGTTTGGTGTAGAAGTTTCCGCCGAAACTTTAGATCAAGCATTTATCAAAAGCTTTAAAGCAGCACCCCCACCAATATTTCCTGATGCTGACTTACAAGATATTCCCCAGAGAGAATTTGATTGGTGGCGCATCATTGCTGTAAATACCTTTGAAAATGCTGGTGTGATGCCGCAATTTTCTGACTTTCCTAGCTTTTTTGGGGAACTTTACATTCATTTCGGCACTGCTGAACCGTGGTTTATCTATCCCGATGTTGTGCAATCTCTGAGCAACTGGAAACATTTAGGTATTGAATTAGGTGTAGTATCTAACTTCGATTCCCGGATTTTCTCAGTTTTGCAAGCTTTAGGATTGAGTGAGTTTTTCAAGTCTGTAACAATTTCCACCCAAGTAGGTGCAGCTAAACCCGATCCCAAAATTTTTGCTGTGGCCTTAGAACAGCATGATTGTTCCCCTGAGTCAGCTTGGCATATTGGTGACAGCATAGTAGAGGACTATCAGGGGGCTAAAGCGGCTGGACTCAGAGGCATTTGGATTAATAGGCAATAA
- the smpB gene encoding SsrA-binding protein SmpB, protein MSDKSESYKVISDNRQARFLYEILETYEAGIQLTGTEVKSIRAGKVNLKDGYALIRDGEAWLINVHISPYNASGQYFNHEPRRTRKLLLHRQEIRKLIGKVEQQGLTLVPLKMYLKRGWVKISIALGKGKKLHDKREDLKRRQDQRDIQRAMKNY, encoded by the coding sequence ATGAGTGATAAGAGCGAAAGTTACAAAGTTATTAGTGATAACCGCCAAGCCCGTTTTTTGTATGAAATCCTAGAAACCTATGAAGCCGGGATTCAGTTGACAGGGACTGAAGTTAAGTCAATTCGCGCCGGTAAAGTCAATCTCAAAGATGGTTATGCTTTGATTCGTGATGGTGAAGCATGGCTAATTAACGTGCATATTTCACCATACAATGCCAGTGGACAGTATTTTAATCATGAACCACGCCGTACCCGTAAGCTGCTGCTACATCGTCAGGAAATTCGGAAACTAATTGGTAAAGTAGAACAGCAAGGGTTAACATTAGTACCTTTAAAAATGTATCTAAAGCGGGGCTGGGTAAAAATCAGCATCGCCCTTGGTAAAGGGAAAAAGCTCCACGATAAGCGAGAAGACCTCAAACGCCGCCAAGATCAACGCGATATTCAACGGGCAATGAAAAATTATTAG
- a CDS encoding response regulator transcription factor: protein MPLTILVADDDLGTRLSISDYLELSGYSVITANDGQEALAMVEEYQPDLIVTDIVMPRMNGYELVRRVRQKPEFRLLPVILLTARTKTQERILGYQSGCDLYLPKPFELEELAAAIRNLLERSHIIQSEYRFSQKEGAASPVSTKAIETNNTVFTHLDKSQLISSLTLREQEVLELLTHGMSNADMGQQLHLSPRTVEKYVSSLLRKTDTSNRAELVRFAIKHGLVD, encoded by the coding sequence ATGCCCTTGACGATCCTTGTGGCAGATGACGATCTGGGTACTCGTCTATCTATTAGTGATTATCTTGAACTGTCTGGCTACTCCGTGATTACGGCTAATGACGGTCAGGAAGCTTTAGCAATGGTAGAAGAATACCAGCCTGATTTAATTGTGACTGATATTGTGATGCCACGGATGAATGGCTATGAACTGGTACGTCGGGTACGTCAAAAACCAGAGTTCCGTTTATTGCCTGTCATTTTATTAACAGCCCGTACTAAGACCCAAGAAAGAATTTTGGGCTATCAATCGGGGTGTGATTTATACTTACCTAAGCCTTTTGAACTAGAAGAGTTAGCCGCAGCCATTCGTAATCTGCTAGAGCGATCGCATATTATTCAATCTGAGTACCGCTTTTCGCAAAAAGAAGGTGCTGCTAGTCCTGTCTCAACCAAAGCGATAGAGACTAATAACACTGTATTTACTCATCTCGACAAATCACAGTTAATCTCGTCTTTGACTCTCAGAGAGCAGGAAGTCCTAGAACTATTAACTCACGGTATGTCTAATGCTGATATGGGACAACAGCTCCACTTGAGTCCCAGAACCGTAGAAAAGTATGTTAGTAGTTTATTGAGAAAAACCGACACCAGCAATCGGGCGGAACTGGTGCGGTTTGCAATTAAGCATGGTTTAGTAGATTGA
- a CDS encoding low molecular weight protein-tyrosine-phosphatase, translating into MPYKLLFVCLGNICRSPSAENIMNYLIDQAGLSESIICDSAGTSSYHIGSPPDRRMSAAAQAKLGIKLLGRARQLQTSDFQEFDLILAMDRENYDNIIALDPTGQYHKQVYLMCEFCSRHNLKEVPDPYYGGQEGFNQVIDLLVDACEGLLQYITSQNLKN; encoded by the coding sequence ATGCCTTACAAGCTGTTGTTTGTCTGCCTGGGTAATATATGCCGATCGCCTTCGGCAGAAAACATCATGAATTATTTAATCGACCAAGCTGGCTTAAGCGAGAGTATTATTTGTGACTCTGCTGGCACATCTAGCTATCACATCGGTAGCCCTCCTGATCGGCGCATGAGTGCGGCTGCACAAGCCAAATTAGGAATTAAGTTACTGGGGCGAGCTAGACAGTTACAAACATCAGATTTTCAGGAATTTGATTTAATTTTGGCAATGGATCGAGAAAACTATGACAATATCATCGCACTTGATCCTACTGGGCAGTATCACAAGCAAGTGTATTTGATGTGTGAATTTTGCTCTCGGCACAACCTCAAAGAAGTTCCAGACCCCTACTATGGTGGTCAAGAAGGATTTAATCAAGTCATTGATTTACTGGTTGATGCTTGTGAAGGTCTGCTGCAATACATTACCAGCCAGAACCTCAAAAATTAA
- a CDS encoding alpha/beta fold hydrolase yields MQAIQAPSTTPIPGQYWQWRGHKIYYVRAGEQQPQRPPLLLVHGFGASTDHWRKNITGLCADFEVFAIDLLGFGRSAKPKLQYGGDLWRDQLRDFISEVIGQKAVLAGNSLGGYACLCVAAQCPDSAAGVVLLNSAGPFSETQSTSEPEALQSQIQPPKQPSVLQKLLGDGVKWMFQQPLAQFLLFQYVRQRWVIRRTLEKVYLDKTAITDQLVEEIYRPAYDTGALDVFVSVFSSPQGEKVDVLLKQLTCPLLLLWGEADPWMNARERSQKFRLYYPELTEHFLMAGHCPHDEVPNQVNPLLRDWVLSIS; encoded by the coding sequence ATGCAGGCAATACAAGCCCCATCTACAACTCCCATTCCTGGACAATATTGGCAGTGGCGAGGGCATAAAATTTACTACGTCCGTGCAGGAGAACAACAACCGCAACGTCCACCGTTGCTATTGGTGCATGGCTTTGGTGCTTCCACAGATCACTGGCGCAAGAATATCACAGGTCTGTGTGCTGATTTTGAAGTATTTGCGATCGACCTGTTGGGATTTGGACGTTCTGCCAAACCTAAATTACAGTATGGCGGCGACTTATGGCGCGATCAACTTCGTGATTTTATCAGTGAAGTAATTGGTCAAAAAGCCGTGTTAGCAGGTAACTCGCTTGGTGGTTATGCTTGCTTGTGCGTTGCAGCCCAGTGTCCTGATAGTGCGGCTGGTGTAGTCTTACTTAATAGCGCCGGGCCATTTAGCGAAACTCAGTCTACATCTGAACCAGAAGCCTTACAATCACAAATTCAGCCACCTAAACAACCCTCAGTTTTACAAAAACTTCTGGGTGATGGTGTGAAATGGATGTTTCAACAACCTTTAGCCCAGTTTTTATTATTTCAATATGTGCGGCAACGTTGGGTAATTCGCCGAACTTTAGAAAAGGTTTATCTTGATAAAACTGCTATCACAGACCAATTAGTAGAAGAAATTTATCGTCCTGCTTACGATACTGGAGCTTTAGATGTGTTTGTGTCAGTTTTTAGTTCTCCGCAAGGGGAAAAAGTTGATGTTTTATTAAAACAATTAACTTGTCCTTTGTTACTACTTTGGGGAGAGGCTGATCCTTGGATGAATGCTAGAGAACGTTCACAAAAGTTTCGCCTATATTATCCTGAATTAACAGAACATTTCCTGATGGCTGGTCATTGTCCTCATGATGAAGTTCCAAATCAGGTGAATCCGCTTTTACGAGATTGGGTACTATCGATTTCTTAG
- a CDS encoding aldo/keto reductase yields the protein MEKRRLGTSDVHITPILMGTWQAGKKWWVGIEDADSIKAIRAAFEAGITTIDTAEVYGDGHSERIVAEAVSDVRDQVEYATKVFANHLKYDQVIEACDRSLKNLKTDYIDLYQIHWPTGSFNTEIVPIEETMQALNHLKAQGKIRAIGVSNFSRAQLAQAAQYGRIDSLQPPYSLFWRQVEKDAMPDCIENNISILAYSPLAQGLLTGKFGLGDKFDPEDNRAKNKLFQGENYERAQQALDKLRPIAAQHDCTLAQLALAWLIAQPQTHAIAGARYPEQAKDNALAADVKLSTDEIAEIDAIGRIVTDHLDDSSVMWNW from the coding sequence ATGGAGAAGCGAAGACTGGGTACATCTGACGTACACATTACACCCATCCTCATGGGAACTTGGCAAGCAGGTAAGAAATGGTGGGTGGGCATTGAGGATGCTGATTCAATTAAAGCCATCCGCGCCGCCTTTGAAGCAGGGATAACCACAATTGACACGGCTGAAGTTTACGGTGATGGACATTCTGAGCGGATTGTCGCCGAGGCTGTCTCTGATGTGCGTGATCAAGTAGAGTATGCCACGAAAGTGTTTGCTAACCATCTCAAGTATGACCAAGTAATTGAGGCTTGCGATCGCTCTTTAAAAAACCTCAAAACTGACTACATCGACCTTTACCAAATTCACTGGCCGACTGGTTCTTTCAATACCGAGATTGTACCAATTGAGGAAACCATGCAAGCCCTCAACCATCTGAAAGCACAAGGTAAGATTCGCGCCATTGGAGTTTCTAATTTTTCCCGCGCCCAATTAGCCCAAGCCGCCCAGTATGGACGCATTGATAGTTTACAACCTCCATACTCATTGTTTTGGCGGCAAGTAGAAAAAGATGCTATGCCTGATTGCATAGAAAATAATATTTCCATCTTGGCGTACTCACCCTTAGCCCAAGGATTATTAACCGGAAAATTTGGGCTGGGAGATAAATTTGATCCAGAAGACAACCGCGCCAAAAATAAACTATTTCAAGGCGAAAACTATGAACGCGCCCAACAAGCACTAGATAAACTGCGTCCCATCGCAGCACAGCATGATTGTACGTTGGCTCAGTTGGCTCTAGCATGGTTAATTGCCCAACCCCAAACCCATGCGATCGCAGGTGCGCGTTATCCCGAACAAGCCAAAGATAACGCCCTTGCTGCTGATGTGAAACTTTCTACGGACGAAATTGCCGAAATTGATGCGATCGGTCGCATTGTCACCGACCATCTTGATGATAGTTCCGTCATGTGGAATTGGTAA
- a CDS encoding DUF1802 family protein, with product MLMELDKTVHTLKEWAIAINALEAGKTIMLLRKGGIHEKQGRFQVAHQQVLLYPTFEHQQAFLLKTEYAHLVQPVTSGWHPETLRIGSWAEITDILPVRDESIVSRLLPFHIWNEHFIRDRLKWKAQQPLFILLLRTYTLPQVQEIPYRAEYGGCKSWIDIAQPIQLQSSEPVLSDSYYIEIVKEIRAIIGDKSYVPSV from the coding sequence ATGTTGATGGAATTGGATAAAACAGTGCATACGCTCAAAGAATGGGCGATTGCAATTAATGCTTTGGAAGCTGGCAAAACTATTATGTTGCTGCGTAAAGGCGGGATTCATGAAAAACAAGGCCGTTTCCAAGTCGCTCATCAGCAGGTTTTGCTTTATCCCACCTTTGAACATCAGCAAGCTTTCTTACTCAAGACTGAATACGCTCATCTGGTTCAGCCAGTCACATCAGGATGGCATCCAGAAACGTTAAGGATTGGAAGTTGGGCTGAGATCACTGATATTTTGCCAGTACGTGATGAGTCAATTGTCAGCAGATTATTACCTTTTCATATCTGGAATGAGCATTTCATACGCGATCGCCTGAAGTGGAAAGCCCAGCAGCCATTATTTATTCTCCTTCTGCGGACTTACACACTTCCCCAAGTACAAGAAATTCCCTATCGTGCGGAATATGGTGGGTGTAAGTCATGGATTGACATAGCACAGCCCATTCAGCTACAAAGTTCGGAACCTGTGTTGTCTGACTCTTATTACATAGAAATAGTCAAAGAGATTCGGGCGATTATTGGCGACAAATCCTATGTTCCATCTGTTTAA
- the ggt gene encoding gamma-glutamyltransferase, with product MPILTQTKQIAFTIFSLGILSYSQIASATITLPLRSKKAMVVSAHPLASEAGLTILRQGGNAVDAAVATTFAISVVEPFSAGIGGGGFLLLRNEKTGEIKALDFRERAPLKATKNMYLDAEGKVRPYASVNGYLAVATPGTVAGMYEVHRRYGKLPWQEVVKPAIALAQDGFIISHQPTWRSLAVYNNRLQVVLKNPTARDIFTRNGEFYQPGERLVQRDLALTLKAIAQNPQSFYNGNIARAIANDMAKNGGLITLADLKAYKPIWRTPVCGSFRQAQVCSMPPPSSGGVLLLQMLNIIGDADLKSWGWHHPQALHLMTEAMKITYSDRSQYLGDPDFVKIPLQALLSLSYAQKRRAEIDLNKATPATQIKPIAPEILQGFPQVKIPLTRKLQLANRYESPETSHLNVIDAERNAVSLTFTVNYGYGSGVVASGTGILLNNEMDDFAAAPGVPNVFGLVGNEANAIAPRKTPLSSMTPTIITENGRLRMVVGAPGGSTIITQVLQVMLNVLEYNMDIGAAVSVPRIHHQWLPDELRIEPWGLDALTLQDLRRRGHNIKESQPWGNINAIAVTTDGTLESAADPRGEGSPRGF from the coding sequence ATGCCTATTCTCACTCAAACCAAACAGATTGCATTTACCATCTTTTCCCTCGGAATTCTCTCTTACAGCCAAATAGCATCAGCCACCATCACCCTACCTTTACGCAGCAAAAAAGCAATGGTAGTATCTGCCCATCCCTTGGCGAGTGAGGCGGGACTGACAATTTTACGCCAAGGTGGTAACGCAGTTGATGCAGCCGTCGCCACAACCTTTGCTATTTCTGTGGTTGAACCATTTTCCGCCGGAATTGGTGGCGGTGGTTTCTTGTTATTGCGTAACGAGAAAACAGGCGAAATCAAAGCTTTAGACTTTCGGGAACGCGCACCCCTGAAAGCCACAAAAAATATGTATTTAGATGCAGAAGGAAAGGTGCGTCCCTATGCAAGTGTGAATGGTTATTTAGCAGTGGCGACACCGGGAACAGTCGCCGGAATGTATGAAGTTCACCGCCGTTATGGTAAGCTGCCGTGGCAAGAAGTAGTCAAACCTGCGATCGCACTAGCTCAAGATGGTTTTATTATCAGTCATCAACCCACTTGGCGTTCACTTGCAGTTTATAATAATCGTCTGCAAGTAGTCTTGAAAAACCCAACCGCACGGGATATATTCACCCGCAACGGGGAATTTTATCAACCAGGGGAAAGATTAGTACAGCGAGATTTAGCACTTACCTTAAAAGCGATCGCCCAAAATCCCCAAAGTTTTTACAATGGTAATATTGCCCGTGCCATTGCCAATGATATGGCGAAAAACGGCGGTTTAATCACTCTAGCAGACCTCAAAGCCTATAAACCAATATGGCGGACTCCTGTGTGTGGAAGTTTCCGCCAAGCTCAAGTTTGTTCTATGCCACCACCGTCGTCCGGTGGTGTATTGTTATTGCAGATGTTAAACATCATTGGTGATGCAGATTTAAAATCCTGGGGTTGGCATCATCCCCAAGCTTTACATCTGATGACGGAAGCGATGAAAATTACTTATAGCGATCGCTCGCAATATTTAGGTGATCCCGATTTTGTCAAAATTCCTCTGCAAGCATTACTTAGTCTCAGCTATGCCCAAAAACGCCGTGCTGAGATTGATCTAAACAAAGCTACACCTGCAACACAAATTAAGCCAATTGCACCGGAAATCCTCCAAGGCTTTCCCCAAGTTAAGATTCCCCTCACTCGAAAACTGCAACTAGCAAATCGTTACGAATCTCCCGAAACTAGCCATTTAAACGTTATCGATGCAGAACGCAACGCCGTTAGTCTGACATTTACCGTTAACTACGGCTATGGTTCTGGAGTAGTGGCATCGGGAACCGGTATTTTACTCAATAATGAAATGGATGATTTTGCAGCTGCACCAGGAGTACCCAACGTTTTTGGACTTGTAGGTAACGAAGCCAATGCGATCGCACCTCGCAAAACTCCCCTTTCTAGCATGACACCAACAATCATTACTGAAAATGGTCGCCTCCGCATGGTAGTAGGTGCGCCTGGCGGTAGCACTATCATCACTCAGGTATTGCAAGTGATGCTCAATGTGCTGGAATATAATATGGATATTGGTGCAGCCGTATCTGTGCCACGCATACATCACCAGTGGCTTCCCGATGAGTTGCGAATAGAACCTTGGGGTTTAGATGCTTTGACTCTGCAAGATTTACGCCGTCGCGGACACAATATCAAAGAAAGTCAGCCTTGGGGAAATATTAACGCGATCGCTGTTACTACTGATGGTACATTAGAGAGTGCAGCCGATCCTCGCGGCGAAGGCTCTCCTAGAGGTTTTTAA
- a CDS encoding AAA family ATPase, whose protein sequence is MNLFENIHIKGYRRLYDVPIKMRPLTVMIGANGVGKTSLLEIFLLLAASAKSQLEPKISDLGGLSEIITRDRSHSLAISLSMSVPGYAPLNYYLEVIPKGLAYEIALETLTQKNDIHASEPFKHIESRGLDVKYFSLDERGLLRPNWEHNPLETSLSQVPKMYQEPENFRKRLASCTFYGALNVAPKSPVRLPQSMRPATLPGSNGEDLISCLYYLRETDSERFEIIEDTLAAAFPDFERLGFPPVAAGTLTMTWKDKNFSKPLYMHQLSEGTLRFLWLVTLLQSPDLSAVTLIDEPEVSLHPELLRLLAELMREAAQRTQLIVATHSDRLIRFLHPQEVLVCDAEDGLTTMNWADSFDIEKWLQEYSLDQVWAMNLIGGRP, encoded by the coding sequence ATGAATTTATTTGAAAATATACATATTAAGGGCTATCGTCGTTTGTATGACGTACCTATCAAGATGCGGCCATTGACGGTGATGATTGGTGCTAATGGTGTTGGGAAAACTTCGCTCCTAGAGATTTTTTTACTATTAGCGGCTTCTGCTAAAAGTCAGTTAGAACCTAAAATTTCCGACTTGGGCGGATTGAGTGAGATCATTACCCGCGATCGCTCCCACAGTTTAGCTATTTCCTTATCGATGAGTGTACCAGGATATGCACCTCTAAATTATTATCTCGAAGTAATTCCTAAAGGTTTAGCTTATGAAATTGCTTTAGAAACTCTGACTCAAAAAAATGATATTCATGCTTCTGAACCATTTAAGCATATAGAATCTCGCGGTTTAGATGTAAAATATTTCAGTCTAGATGAACGGGGGTTATTACGTCCCAATTGGGAACACAATCCTTTAGAAACTTCTCTGTCTCAAGTTCCTAAAATGTACCAAGAACCTGAGAATTTTCGTAAAAGATTAGCTTCTTGTACTTTTTATGGTGCATTGAATGTTGCGCCTAAAAGTCCAGTTAGGCTTCCGCAATCAATGCGTCCAGCGACTTTACCAGGTTCTAATGGCGAGGATTTAATATCTTGTCTTTATTACTTGCGAGAAACCGATTCCGAGAGATTTGAAATTATAGAAGATACCCTAGCTGCTGCTTTTCCAGATTTTGAAAGATTAGGATTTCCACCAGTAGCCGCAGGAACTTTAACAATGACTTGGAAAGATAAAAACTTTTCTAAGCCTCTTTATATGCACCAGTTATCTGAGGGAACTTTACGGTTTTTGTGGTTAGTAACGCTGCTACAAAGCCCAGATTTATCGGCGGTAACTCTGATAGATGAACCAGAAGTTAGTTTACACCCGGAATTATTACGACTATTGGCAGAATTAATGAGAGAGGCGGCTCAAAGAACTCAGTTAATTGTCGCCACTCATTCAGATAGATTAATCAGGTTTTTACACCCTCAAGAAGTTCTAGTTTGTGATGCTGAAGACGGACTGACTACCATGAATTGGGCTGATTCTTTTGATATAGAAAAGTGGTTACAAGAGTATAGTTTAGATCAGGTTTGGGCAATGAATTTAATTGGTGGTCGTCCATGA
- a CDS encoding DUF4276 family protein, with the protein MKIVILVEGATETAFKPILLDFLKSRLQQRMPKLQFIPYDGRIPKAEKLRRIVENLLSGSDPANAVIALTDVYTGTNDFQNAADAKDKMTAWVGNNPNFYPHVAQYDFEAWLLPYWATIQKLAKHNKSAPGSLPEQVNHNKPPSYHIKEIFEIGQCKRSYSKTRDAASILRKNNLMDAVNQCPELKSFLNTILSLCKADLIP; encoded by the coding sequence ATGAAAATAGTTATTTTGGTTGAGGGTGCAACAGAAACAGCTTTCAAACCGATTTTACTAGATTTTCTCAAATCACGCTTGCAACAGAGAATGCCCAAACTGCAATTTATTCCCTATGATGGACGTATTCCGAAAGCAGAAAAACTCAGGCGGATTGTTGAAAATTTACTGAGTGGTAGTGATCCTGCTAATGCAGTGATTGCACTAACTGACGTTTACACAGGAACAAATGATTTCCAAAACGCCGCAGATGCTAAGGATAAAATGACAGCATGGGTGGGTAATAATCCTAATTTTTATCCTCATGTAGCTCAGTATGATTTTGAAGCGTGGTTGTTACCTTATTGGGCAACAATTCAAAAGTTAGCCAAGCATAACAAATCAGCACCAGGGAGTTTACCTGAGCAAGTCAATCATAATAAGCCTCCTTCGTATCACATTAAAGAAATATTTGAAATTGGTCAATGTAAACGCAGTTATAGTAAAACTCGTGATGCGGCAAGTATTTTAAGGAAAAATAATCTGATGGATGCAGTTAACCAGTGTCCAGAGTTAAAATCTTTTTTAAATACTATTTTGTCTCTTTGTAAAGCGGATTTGATTCCGTGA